A region of Prochlorococcus marinus subsp. pastoris str. CCMP1986 DNA encodes the following proteins:
- the nuoH gene encoding NADH-quinone oxidoreductase subunit NuoH → MNSGLDLEYSFNEILKGFGLSSELAHIIWLPLPMLLVLVSAVVGVLVTVWLERKISAAAQQRIGPEYAGALGVLQPIADGLKLLVKEDIIPAKADSILFTAGPILVLVPVILSWLIVPFGQNLLISNVGIGIFLWIALSSIQPIGLLMSGYASNNKYSLLGGLRAAAQSISYEIPLALSVLAIVLMTNSLSTIDIVNQQSGAGILSWNIWRQPVGFIIFWICALAECERLPFDLPEAEEELVAGYQTEYAGMKFALFYLGSYINLILSALLVSILYLGGWGFPIPVEIIAKALNLPIDAPVIQVFTASIGIIMTVLKAYLLVFVAILLRWTTPRVRIDQLLDLGWKFLLPISLANLLVTAGLKLAFPQFFGG, encoded by the coding sequence TTGAACTCCGGATTAGATCTCGAATATAGTTTTAATGAAATCTTAAAAGGCTTCGGCCTATCAAGTGAGCTTGCTCATATAATCTGGCTACCTTTACCAATGTTATTAGTTTTAGTATCAGCAGTTGTTGGTGTATTAGTCACAGTTTGGTTAGAAAGAAAAATATCTGCTGCTGCTCAACAACGAATAGGTCCAGAATATGCAGGGGCCTTAGGGGTACTTCAACCAATTGCAGACGGTCTGAAATTACTTGTAAAAGAAGATATTATTCCTGCAAAAGCAGATTCAATTCTATTCACTGCGGGACCAATATTAGTATTGGTACCGGTTATTCTATCTTGGTTAATTGTTCCTTTTGGCCAAAACTTGCTAATTAGTAATGTTGGTATTGGAATTTTTCTTTGGATAGCTCTAAGTAGTATTCAACCCATTGGTCTTCTTATGAGTGGCTACGCCTCGAATAATAAATATTCATTATTAGGCGGATTAAGAGCAGCTGCTCAATCTATTAGCTATGAAATACCCCTGGCTTTGTCTGTACTAGCCATTGTTTTAATGACAAATTCCCTTAGTACTATTGATATTGTTAATCAACAAAGCGGAGCAGGAATATTAAGTTGGAATATATGGAGGCAACCTGTTGGATTCATAATTTTCTGGATATGTGCTCTTGCTGAATGCGAAAGATTACCATTCGACTTGCCAGAAGCTGAGGAAGAATTAGTAGCGGGTTATCAAACTGAATATGCTGGAATGAAATTTGCTTTATTTTATTTAGGCAGTTATATAAATTTAATCCTATCTGCATTATTAGTATCAATACTTTATCTAGGTGGATGGGGATTTCCTATTCCTGTTGAGATAATTGCTAAAGCTCTAAATCTTCCAATTGATGCTCCTGTGATTCAAGTTTTCACAGCTTCTATAGGAATCATAATGACTGTTCTCAAAGCATATCTATTGGTTTTTGTTGCTATATTATTGCGCTGGACAACACCAAGGGTGAGAATAGATCAACTTCTAGATTTAGGATGGAAATTCCTTTTACCCATATCTCTTGCTAATCTACTTGTGACAGCAGGATTAAAATTAGCTTTTCCTCAATTTTTTGGTGGATAA
- a CDS encoding citrate synthase — protein MDTHKLILKPGLEGVPVTNSSICDIDGQKGKLLYRGYSIEELAQKSSFLETAFLLIWGELPSATELRDFEQEVQMHRRLSFRVRDMMKCFPATGHPMDALQSSAASLGLFYSRRAIDDPKYIYNAVIRLIAKIPTMIAAFQLIRKGQDPIQPRDDLSYSSNFLYMLTEKEQDPIAAKVFDRCLILHAEHSLNASTFSARVTASTLTDPYAVIASAVGTLAGPLHGGANEDVIAMLEDIKTPEKAASFLEDAIQNKSKIMGFGHREYKVKDPRAIILQKLAEELFVRFGKDEMYEVAKKLELEAIPRLGGKGIFPNVDFYSGLVYRKLGIPRDLFTPIFAISRVAGWLAHWREQLGANRIFRPSQIYTGSAPRDWITLENRK, from the coding sequence TTGGATACTCATAAACTAATTTTAAAACCAGGATTAGAGGGAGTTCCAGTAACTAATTCATCAATATGTGATATTGACGGTCAAAAAGGGAAATTATTATATAGAGGCTATTCAATTGAAGAATTAGCACAGAAAAGTAGTTTCTTAGAGACTGCTTTTTTATTAATTTGGGGAGAATTACCTTCAGCAACAGAACTAAGAGATTTTGAACAAGAAGTACAGATGCATCGGAGATTAAGCTTCAGAGTAAGAGATATGATGAAATGCTTTCCTGCCACAGGGCATCCCATGGATGCTCTGCAGTCCAGTGCCGCCTCTCTTGGTCTTTTCTACTCAAGAAGAGCGATAGATGATCCCAAGTATATCTACAACGCAGTGATAAGACTAATTGCAAAAATTCCAACAATGATTGCTGCATTTCAACTTATAAGAAAAGGACAAGATCCCATTCAACCTAGGGATGATTTATCCTACTCATCGAATTTTCTTTACATGTTGACTGAAAAAGAACAAGATCCCATAGCTGCAAAAGTTTTTGATAGATGCCTAATTCTTCATGCAGAACATAGTTTAAATGCGAGTACATTTAGCGCACGAGTTACGGCTAGCACTCTTACAGACCCATACGCAGTAATTGCCTCTGCAGTAGGAACATTAGCTGGTCCTCTTCATGGTGGAGCTAATGAAGATGTAATTGCCATGTTAGAAGATATTAAAACTCCAGAAAAAGCTGCTTCATTTTTAGAAGATGCTATTCAAAACAAAAGTAAAATAATGGGTTTCGGACATCGAGAGTACAAAGTTAAAGATCCTCGAGCAATTATTCTTCAGAAATTAGCAGAGGAGCTTTTTGTTAGGTTTGGAAAAGATGAAATGTATGAAGTTGCTAAAAAATTAGAGTTAGAGGCTATCCCAAGGCTAGGAGGAAAAGGTATTTTCCCAAACGTTGATTTTTATTCTGGCCTTGTTTACAGAAAACTTGGTATTCCCCGTGACTTATTTACTCCTATTTTTGCAATATCAAGAGTCGCAGGTTGGTTAGCTCATTGGAGGGAACAATTAGGCGCAAACAGAATTTTTAGACCGTCTCAAATTTATACCGGTTCGGCTCCAAGAGATTGGATTACTTTAGAAAATCGAAAATAA
- a CDS encoding rhodanese-like domain-containing protein, with protein sequence MGNYPKTLNAFDLNEWFNSEDENPIIIDVREDSELEIACFSREFLHLPISKVSAEYVKTKISDLKDKKFVVLCHAGIRSYNFGQWALENNLVNEIWNLEEGIDGWSQYIDQTIPRY encoded by the coding sequence TTGGGAAATTATCCGAAAACTTTAAATGCTTTTGATCTTAATGAATGGTTTAATTCTGAAGATGAGAATCCAATTATAATTGATGTTAGAGAGGATTCAGAACTCGAGATTGCATGTTTTAGTAGGGAATTTTTACATTTACCAATAAGTAAGGTTTCAGCTGAGTATGTAAAAACAAAAATCAGTGATTTAAAAGATAAAAAGTTCGTTGTTCTTTGTCATGCTGGTATAAGAAGTTATAATTTTGGACAATGGGCATTAGAAAATAATCTTGTAAACGAGATTTGGAATCTTGAAGAAGGTATAGATGGTTGGAGTCAGTATATTGATCAAACGATACCTAGATATTAA
- the trpB gene encoding tryptophan synthase subunit beta, with protein sequence MVSTISRQDQNNNDDLNQPSKEGRFGKYGGQYVPETLMPALFELEEAASDAWKDKQFVNELNHLLKTYVGRETPLYEAKRLTEHYQTKTSTSRIWLKREDLNHTGAHKINNALGQALLAIRMGKQRIIAETGAGQHGVATATVCARFGLQCIIYMGAEDIKRQSLNVFRMKLLGAEVKVVTSGTATLKDATSEAIRDWVSNVETTHYILGSVAGPHPFPMIVRDFHAVIGEEAKKQCLESFGSLPDILLACVGGGSNAMGLFHPFVKEKSVRLIGVEAAGSGVNTEKHAATITKGSVGILHGSMSLLLQDKDGQVQEAHSISAGLDYPGVGPEHSYLKDIGRAEYGSVTDAEALDALKLVSELEGIIPALETAHAFAWLEKLCPTLDKDTEIVINCSGRGDKDVNTVASSLNID encoded by the coding sequence TTGGTAAGTACAATTTCTCGTCAGGATCAAAATAATAATGATGATTTAAATCAACCTTCAAAAGAAGGAAGATTTGGAAAATATGGAGGTCAATATGTCCCTGAAACATTAATGCCAGCTCTTTTTGAACTGGAAGAAGCAGCTTCTGATGCATGGAAAGATAAACAATTTGTTAATGAATTAAATCATTTGCTGAAAACTTATGTAGGAAGAGAGACCCCACTATATGAGGCTAAAAGACTTACTGAACATTACCAGACAAAAACATCTACCAGCAGGATATGGCTCAAAAGAGAAGACCTAAATCATACTGGTGCTCACAAAATCAATAATGCATTAGGTCAAGCTTTATTAGCGATAAGAATGGGTAAACAAAGAATAATTGCAGAAACAGGGGCTGGGCAACACGGAGTTGCTACTGCTACTGTATGCGCGAGATTTGGTTTGCAATGCATTATCTACATGGGGGCAGAAGATATAAAAAGACAATCATTAAATGTCTTTCGGATGAAACTTTTAGGCGCAGAAGTTAAAGTTGTTACTTCAGGTACTGCGACTCTCAAAGACGCAACTAGTGAAGCAATCAGGGATTGGGTATCAAATGTAGAAACAACGCACTATATTTTGGGGTCAGTTGCAGGGCCACACCCATTTCCAATGATCGTAAGAGATTTTCATGCAGTTATAGGAGAAGAAGCAAAAAAACAATGTCTAGAATCATTTGGATCTTTACCTGATATTTTGCTTGCTTGCGTAGGTGGAGGATCAAATGCAATGGGTCTTTTTCATCCTTTCGTAAAAGAAAAATCAGTTCGACTTATTGGAGTTGAAGCGGCAGGGAGTGGAGTCAATACTGAAAAACATGCCGCGACTATTACTAAAGGATCCGTAGGAATTTTACATGGGTCAATGAGTCTTCTTTTACAAGATAAGGATGGTCAAGTACAAGAAGCGCATTCTATAAGCGCAGGTCTTGATTATCCTGGGGTAGGTCCTGAACATAGTTATTTAAAAGATATAGGGAGAGCAGAATATGGGTCTGTTACTGATGCAGAAGCTTTAGACGCTTTGAAACTAGTCAGTGAACTAGAAGGAATTATCCCTGCACTCGAAACAGCTCATGCCTTTGCATGGTTAGAAAAATTATGTCCTACCTTGGATAAAGATACTGAAATAGTAATTAATTGTTCTGGTAGAGGAGATAAGGATGTTAATACTGTCGCATCATCTTTGAATATTGATTAA
- a CDS encoding translation initiation factor SUI1, which yields MGKKNWIEFDNQENIYKEKSKEENFQKISKINISKQKKGKKGKTITLIKGLSIGNEIEVKELLKKMKVFCGTGGTLIGEDIQLQGDMVIKSIEFLRKEGFQNL from the coding sequence ATGGGAAAAAAAAATTGGATTGAATTTGATAATCAGGAAAATATTTATAAAGAAAAATCTAAAGAAGAGAATTTTCAAAAAATATCAAAAATAAATATCTCAAAACAAAAAAAAGGTAAAAAAGGAAAAACTATTACTTTGATAAAAGGTTTATCTATTGGAAATGAAATTGAAGTTAAGGAATTACTAAAAAAAATGAAAGTGTTTTGTGGTACTGGAGGAACTTTAATAGGTGAAGATATTCAATTACAAGGTGATATGGTAATCAAATCAATTGAGTTTCTTCGCAAAGAAGGATTTCAAAATTTATGA
- the cysC gene encoding adenylyl-sulfate kinase — MTELNQKNSGKNIKWHNLTIDRNKLEKMRGHKGMVIWFTGLSGSGKSTLANAVNEVLHLDGFSTYVLDGDNIRHGLCKDLGFSDEDREENIRRIGEVANLFMNAGIITITAFVSPFISDRDKVRKIIGSKDFIEVHCAADIEVCESRDTKGLYKKARLGEIKEFTGISSPYEAPVNPEIVVDTGSLGLNDSVEKVINHLREQNLLERS; from the coding sequence ATGACGGAACTTAATCAAAAAAATTCAGGAAAAAATATAAAATGGCACAATTTAACTATTGATAGAAATAAGTTAGAAAAAATGAGAGGACATAAAGGAATGGTAATTTGGTTTACAGGTTTATCAGGGTCTGGGAAAAGTACCTTAGCCAATGCTGTAAATGAGGTTTTACACTTGGATGGTTTTTCAACTTATGTATTAGACGGAGATAATATTAGACATGGTTTATGCAAGGATCTTGGATTTTCTGATGAAGATAGGGAAGAAAACATAAGAAGAATTGGAGAGGTAGCTAATTTATTTATGAATGCCGGAATCATAACTATTACAGCATTTGTCTCCCCTTTTATTAGTGATAGAGATAAGGTTAGAAAAATTATTGGATCAAAGGATTTTATTGAAGTACATTGCGCTGCAGATATTGAAGTATGTGAGAGTAGAGATACTAAAGGTTTATATAAAAAGGCACGTTTAGGAGAAATTAAAGAATTTACCGGTATATCTAGTCCATATGAAGCACCTGTAAATCCAGAAATAGTTGTTGATACAGGTTCCTTAGGTTTAAATGACTCTGTTGAAAAAGTTATTAATCATCTTAGAGAACAGAATTTGCTTGAAAGATCTTAA
- the purE gene encoding 5-(carboxyamino)imidazole ribonucleotide mutase, whose product MSEFNSSNIHKIAVVMGSDSDLKTLKPAIDILNEFGIETEVCILSAHRTPMEMMEYAKKAESENIKVIIAGAGGAAHLPGMIASLTCIPVIGVPVESKTLKGIDSLLSIVQMPAGIPVATVAINGAKNAGLLAIQILSLFDEALRLKMKKFRENLHTQVRTKNSKLSALGADNYLKTD is encoded by the coding sequence TTGTCAGAATTTAATTCCAGCAATATTCATAAAATTGCTGTAGTAATGGGAAGTGATTCAGATCTAAAAACATTGAAACCTGCAATAGATATATTGAACGAATTTGGAATAGAAACTGAGGTTTGTATACTTTCTGCGCATAGAACGCCAATGGAAATGATGGAATATGCAAAAAAAGCAGAATCAGAAAACATAAAAGTTATTATCGCAGGAGCCGGTGGAGCTGCTCACCTGCCTGGCATGATAGCTTCGCTAACATGCATACCTGTCATAGGTGTACCGGTGGAGAGTAAAACCCTGAAAGGAATTGACTCCCTATTATCAATAGTGCAAATGCCTGCGGGTATTCCTGTAGCAACAGTAGCCATAAACGGTGCAAAAAATGCTGGTTTATTAGCAATTCAAATCCTTAGTTTATTTGATGAAGCATTAAGATTAAAAATGAAAAAATTTAGAGAGAATCTGCATACACAAGTAAGAACTAAAAATAGTAAATTGTCTGCTCTAGGGGCTGATAATTATCTGAAAACTGACTAA
- the bchM gene encoding magnesium protoporphyrin IX methyltransferase: MTFNKNLEKSEVREYFNGTGFDRWRKIYSKSEEINTVQKNIRKGHQKTVDDVVSYVKNYPELTTKTFCDAGCGVGSLAIPLLRLGIKDLQVSDISSEMINETKKRINELGLSQRKIKFLTSDLEQLKGLFDVVICLDVFIHYPQPVAEEMVRHLCDLSKEKLIVSFAPYTPILAVLKNIGKLFPGPSKTTRAYTLREKGIINAANEKGFIVVQKKLNQAPFYFSKLIEFNKVK, from the coding sequence ATGACGTTTAATAAAAATCTCGAAAAAAGCGAAGTTAGGGAGTATTTCAATGGGACCGGTTTTGATCGATGGAGAAAAATTTATAGTAAATCAGAAGAAATCAATACAGTGCAGAAAAATATTAGAAAAGGTCATCAAAAGACTGTCGATGATGTCGTTTCATACGTAAAAAATTATCCTGAATTAACAACTAAGACTTTTTGTGATGCTGGTTGTGGTGTGGGAAGTTTAGCTATTCCTTTACTAAGACTTGGTATTAAAGATTTGCAGGTTAGTGACATATCTTCTGAAATGATTAATGAAACAAAGAAACGTATCAATGAATTAGGTTTAAGTCAAAGAAAAATTAAATTTTTAACTAGTGATCTTGAACAGTTAAAAGGGTTATTTGATGTTGTCATTTGTTTAGATGTATTTATTCATTACCCGCAACCAGTCGCTGAAGAAATGGTCAGACATTTATGTGACTTAAGTAAAGAGAAGCTAATAGTTAGTTTTGCCCCTTATACACCAATATTGGCAGTGTTAAAGAATATTGGAAAGTTGTTTCCCGGGCCAAGTAAAACTACTAGAGCTTATACATTAAGAGAAAAAGGGATTATTAATGCTGCTAATGAAAAAGGTTTTATTGTAGTTCAAAAGAAATTAAATCAAGCTCCATTTTATTTTTCCAAATTAATTGAATTTAATAAAGTAAAATAA
- a CDS encoding response regulator transcription factor — MNDTNQINNEAIRKSKILLVDDEPGLRTAVKTFLEDEGFEIFIAVDGEDGWEKAQTIFPDLIISDIMMPRSNGYALLEKIREDEKLGGTPVIFLTAKGMTLDRTQGYLAGIDDYISKPFDPDELSARVKNVINRQERLLKEAARFADIDVSKMAKQITEIKSMLTDQNPLNKENSIDIPSFTPREASVLQLVAEGLMNKEIARQLETSIRNVEKYVSRLFIKTSTSSRTELVRYALENHLVK, encoded by the coding sequence ATGAATGACACTAATCAAATAAATAATGAAGCAATTAGAAAATCAAAAATATTATTGGTAGATGATGAGCCTGGTTTAAGAACAGCTGTAAAAACATTTCTAGAAGACGAAGGATTTGAAATTTTTATTGCTGTTGACGGAGAGGATGGATGGGAAAAAGCTCAAACAATTTTCCCAGATCTAATTATTAGCGATATTATGATGCCGAGATCAAATGGTTATGCTTTATTAGAAAAAATAAGAGAAGATGAAAAGCTAGGAGGTACTCCAGTTATTTTTCTTACAGCAAAGGGAATGACTTTAGATAGAACCCAAGGTTATCTTGCAGGTATTGATGATTATATTTCTAAACCCTTTGATCCAGATGAATTATCTGCAAGAGTTAAAAATGTAATTAATAGGCAAGAGCGATTACTTAAAGAAGCAGCCCGATTTGCTGATATTGATGTTAGTAAAATGGCAAAACAGATCACTGAAATAAAATCTATGCTTACAGATCAGAATCCACTCAATAAAGAAAATTCTATAGATATTCCAAGTTTTACGCCAAGAGAAGCAAGCGTACTTCAACTCGTAGCAGAAGGTCTTATGAATAAAGAAATTGCCAGACAACTTGAAACCTCTATTAGAAATGTTGAAAAATATGTAAGTAGGCTTTTTATAAAAACAAGTACATCTAGCAGGACCGAATTAGTCCGTTATGCACTCGAGAATCACCTAGTAAAGTAA
- a CDS encoding cysteine desulfurase family protein → MLSTPILLDYQSSTPCLEEVVNSMAPYWSEIFSNPSSKSNLAGINASAVLEVSREKIQEYLFLKKKKVIFTSGATESNNLALLGFARRHFKETEHYGHIITLKTEHKAVLEPLNQLRKEGFHITEISPEKDGLVSEEKFVSCIRDDTFLVSIMMANNEIGVIQPLKEISEICGSRDIVLHSDYAQCLGFLEFDSLDSVANMLTISSHKIYGPKGVGILLIDRDIELQPLVLGGGQEFGLRSGTLPLPLIVGFTKAIEIAVLNQKKNINKFLFYRDKLLKGLLGNNSGVEINGSMKERLPHNLNLTVLDVNGSKLHKSLKSKIICSSGSACSNGVPSHVLLALGRSFKEAEASLRLSIGLMTTKEDIEKSIEIITDSIKLLR, encoded by the coding sequence ATGCTTTCAACTCCCATACTACTAGATTATCAATCTTCAACCCCTTGTTTAGAGGAGGTTGTAAATTCTATGGCACCTTATTGGAGTGAAATATTTTCTAACCCCTCGAGTAAATCAAATTTAGCAGGCATTAATGCAAGTGCCGTATTAGAAGTCTCAAGAGAAAAAATACAAGAATATTTATTTCTAAAAAAAAAGAAAGTAATTTTTACTAGTGGAGCAACAGAATCTAATAATTTAGCTTTGCTAGGTTTTGCAAGGAGACATTTTAAAGAAACAGAACATTATGGTCATATTATTACTCTTAAAACTGAGCATAAAGCTGTTTTAGAGCCCCTAAATCAATTAAGAAAAGAGGGATTTCATATTACTGAAATTAGTCCAGAAAAAGATGGTTTAGTTTCAGAAGAAAAATTTGTTAGCTGTATAAGAGATGATACATTTTTGGTAAGCATCATGATGGCAAATAATGAAATAGGAGTTATTCAGCCTTTGAAGGAAATTTCAGAAATATGTGGTTCAAGGGATATAGTTCTCCATTCTGATTATGCACAATGTTTAGGTTTTCTGGAGTTTGATAGCCTTGACTCAGTGGCAAATATGTTAACAATAAGCTCCCATAAAATATATGGTCCTAAAGGGGTAGGAATACTTTTGATTGATAGAGATATTGAGCTGCAGCCTTTAGTTTTAGGAGGAGGTCAAGAATTTGGTTTAAGATCCGGGACATTGCCATTACCCTTGATAGTAGGTTTTACTAAAGCAATAGAGATAGCAGTTTTAAATCAAAAAAAGAATATCAATAAATTTCTTTTTTATAGAGATAAACTTTTGAAGGGATTATTAGGCAATAATTCTGGAGTTGAAATAAATGGGTCAATGAAGGAAAGATTACCTCATAATTTGAATCTGACAGTACTTGATGTAAACGGTTCAAAATTGCATAAAAGTTTGAAATCTAAAATAATCTGTTCTAGTGGGTCAGCGTGTAGTAATGGTGTGCCTTCGCATGTATTACTAGCTCTAGGAAGATCTTTTAAAGAAGCAGAGGCTTCATTAAGATTAAGTATTGGTTTGATGACTACTAAAGAAGATATAGAAAAATCAATTGAGATCATTACAGATTCTATTAAATTATTACGCTGA
- the rsmH gene encoding 16S rRNA (cytosine(1402)-N(4))-methyltransferase RsmH, which produces MQTDLSDSSLFNHKSVMTDEILVSVDQYPLISDNKLTAIDATLGGGGHSYQLLKKYPDLKIIGLDHDPFARQSAFIKLEEFKSRIEICPSNFANFEPKEKVSFVIADLGVNSNQIDNPQRGFSFQKDGPLDMRMNPLLEMNAEDLIETLNEKDLADLIFKFGDERLSRKISRRIKKDLQEKGKYSGTKDLAYSIAGCFPPKQRYRKIHPATRTFQALRIAVNKEIEALERFLELAPNWLLPGGIISIISFHSIEDRLVKNSFKGDERLKNLTKKPITPNEKEIENNKRSRSAKLRIAQLK; this is translated from the coding sequence ATGCAAACTGACCTTTCTGATTCATCTTTATTCAATCATAAGTCAGTGATGACAGATGAAATTTTAGTTTCTGTAGATCAATATCCGTTAATATCAGACAATAAACTAACAGCGATAGATGCAACTTTAGGTGGTGGTGGACACTCATATCAATTATTAAAAAAATATCCTGATTTAAAAATAATTGGACTAGATCACGATCCATTCGCAAGACAGTCAGCATTTATAAAACTTGAAGAATTTAAATCGAGGATTGAAATATGTCCCTCAAATTTTGCGAACTTTGAGCCAAAAGAAAAAGTTTCTTTTGTAATAGCAGATCTTGGAGTCAATAGTAATCAGATAGATAATCCACAAAGAGGATTTAGTTTTCAAAAAGATGGGCCTTTAGATATGCGAATGAATCCGTTACTTGAGATGAATGCTGAGGACTTAATTGAGACTTTAAATGAAAAAGATCTGGCTGATTTAATTTTTAAATTTGGTGATGAAAGATTATCACGAAAGATTTCTAGGAGAATCAAAAAAGATTTACAAGAAAAAGGCAAATATTCGGGTACAAAAGATTTAGCTTATTCTATTGCTGGTTGTTTCCCACCCAAACAAAGATATCGAAAAATTCATCCTGCGACTAGAACATTCCAGGCACTAAGAATTGCTGTAAATAAAGAAATCGAAGCACTAGAAAGATTTTTAGAGCTTGCTCCAAACTGGCTATTACCTGGGGGAATAATTTCAATTATTAGCTTTCATTCAATAGAAGATCGGCTGGTGAAAAATTCTTTTAAGGGTGATGAAAGATTAAAAAATCTTACAAAAAAACCAATTACACCAAATGAAAAAGAAATTGAAAATAATAAAAGATCGCGAAGCGCAAAATTAAGAATTGCTCAATTAAAATGA
- a CDS encoding NAD(P)H-quinone oxidoreductase subunit H: MAQLETRTEPMVVNFGPHHPSMHGVLRLVVTLDGENVIDCEPVIGYLHRGMEKIAENRTNVMYVPYVSRMDYAAGMFYEAIVVNAPERLANIVVPKRASYIRVLMLELNRIANHLLWLGPFLADVGAQTPFFYIFREREMIYDLWEAATGQRLINNNFFRIGGVACDLPYGWLEKCIDFCDWFAPKIDEYEKLITNNPIFKKRIEGLGTIERDQAINWSLSGPMLRASGVSWDLRKVDSYECYDDFEWEIASEKEGDCYARYRVRVQEMRQSLKIIRQACEMIPGGPTENLEAKRMATEDKKSEIFGMDYQYVAKKVAPTFKIPNGELYTRLESGKGEIGVFIQGNNEVTPWRFKIRAADLNNLQILPHILKGAKIADIMAILGSIDVIMGSVDR, encoded by the coding sequence ATGGCTCAACTAGAGACTAGAACAGAACCGATGGTGGTCAACTTTGGCCCTCATCATCCATCTATGCATGGAGTTTTAAGGTTAGTTGTAACCCTTGACGGCGAGAACGTAATAGATTGTGAGCCCGTAATAGGATATTTGCATAGAGGCATGGAAAAGATAGCTGAAAACAGGACAAACGTTATGTATGTACCTTATGTAAGCAGAATGGATTATGCAGCCGGAATGTTTTATGAAGCTATTGTAGTAAATGCACCAGAAAGATTGGCGAATATTGTTGTACCAAAAAGGGCCAGTTATATAAGAGTTCTAATGTTGGAGCTCAATAGAATTGCAAATCATCTTTTATGGCTAGGTCCATTTCTAGCAGATGTAGGAGCTCAAACTCCATTCTTTTATATCTTTAGAGAAAGAGAAATGATTTATGACCTTTGGGAAGCTGCTACTGGACAAAGATTGATAAATAATAATTTTTTTAGAATAGGAGGTGTAGCTTGTGATTTACCTTACGGATGGTTAGAAAAATGCATTGATTTTTGTGATTGGTTTGCTCCAAAGATTGATGAATATGAAAAACTAATAACAAATAACCCTATATTCAAAAAACGAATTGAAGGTCTTGGAACCATAGAAAGAGATCAAGCAATTAATTGGTCACTTTCTGGACCAATGCTTAGGGCTTCTGGAGTCTCTTGGGATTTGAGAAAAGTTGATAGTTATGAATGTTATGACGATTTTGAATGGGAAATTGCTTCCGAAAAAGAAGGTGATTGTTATGCCAGATATCGAGTAAGAGTTCAAGAAATGAGACAATCATTAAAAATTATTCGTCAAGCTTGCGAAATGATTCCTGGAGGCCCAACAGAAAATTTAGAAGCTAAACGCATGGCTACAGAGGATAAAAAAAGTGAAATATTTGGCATGGATTATCAATATGTAGCTAAGAAAGTTGCGCCTACTTTTAAGATCCCTAATGGAGAATTATATACAAGATTAGAATCTGGGAAAGGTGAAATAGGAGTTTTTATTCAAGGAAATAATGAAGTTACACCATGGAGATTTAAAATTAGAGCTGCTGATTTAAATAATCTTCAAATATTGCCTCATATTCTAAAGGGAGCAAAAATAGCTGATATTATGGCAATCCTTGGCTCAATAGACGTCATTATGGGTTCTGTAGACAGGTAA
- a CDS encoding acyl-CoA thioesterase — MKPKNWLILKRKVRFGDCDSAGVIHFHNLLRWAHESWEESIDIYGIPHQDIFPDSNSHKNQIICPIVNCEANFLSPIKIGDLLSIKIFPKKINNHLFQVNTFFLKDEINVAEGKIIHCSLDVDSKLKVKLPDQLERWIEASNINTNLKEC; from the coding sequence ATGAAACCTAAAAATTGGTTGATTTTAAAAAGGAAAGTAAGGTTTGGTGATTGTGACTCTGCAGGAGTGATACATTTTCACAACCTTTTAAGATGGGCTCATGAAAGTTGGGAAGAAAGTATAGATATATATGGTATTCCTCATCAGGATATTTTCCCCGATTCTAATTCCCATAAAAATCAAATTATATGTCCCATAGTTAATTGCGAAGCCAATTTTTTATCACCTATTAAGATTGGCGATTTACTTTCAATTAAGATATTCCCCAAAAAAATTAATAATCACTTATTTCAAGTAAATACATTTTTTTTAAAGGATGAAATTAATGTCGCTGAAGGAAAAATCATCCATTGTTCTTTAGATGTTGATTCAAAATTGAAAGTTAAATTACCTGATCAACTGGAGAGGTGGATAGAGGCTTCCAATATAAATACGAATTTAAAAGAGTGTTAA